From Deferrisoma camini S3R1, the proteins below share one genomic window:
- the bzdQ gene encoding benzoyl-CoA reductase, bzd-type, subunit Q, translated as MMMALRQEYWRWAEGSWADPDRHWKDARVVTLGIDVGSVSSEAVVCLDGELYAFNTVRTAAGSVESAENAMKGVFERTGLRFDDIHYVVGTGYGRVNLPFAHKAITEIACHGRGANYMGGPSVRTILDMGGQDCKAIRVDERGKVTNFLMNDKCAAGTGRGMEVIADLLEVPIEELGPRSFDIDEEPAAVSDVCVVFAKSEAMARLKDGWSKNKVIAAYCRAMAERVAALLQRVGVEPEFFITGGISKNIGVVRRIEEIIGVKALPTSYDTQIAGALGAALFAHALYLKAQGKPQAA; from the coding sequence ATGATGATGGCTCTCCGGCAGGAGTACTGGCGCTGGGCAGAGGGCTCGTGGGCCGACCCGGACCGGCACTGGAAGGACGCCCGGGTCGTCACCCTGGGGATCGACGTGGGAAGCGTGAGCTCCGAGGCCGTGGTGTGCCTGGACGGGGAGCTCTACGCATTCAACACGGTGCGCACGGCGGCCGGATCGGTGGAGTCGGCCGAGAACGCCATGAAGGGGGTGTTCGAGCGCACGGGCCTTCGGTTCGACGACATCCACTACGTGGTCGGCACGGGCTACGGCCGGGTCAACCTGCCGTTCGCCCACAAGGCCATCACCGAGATCGCGTGCCACGGCCGGGGAGCCAACTACATGGGCGGGCCGTCGGTGCGGACCATCCTCGACATGGGGGGCCAGGACTGCAAGGCCATCCGGGTGGACGAGCGGGGCAAGGTGACCAACTTTCTCATGAACGACAAGTGCGCGGCCGGCACCGGTCGGGGCATGGAGGTGATCGCCGACCTGCTGGAGGTGCCGATCGAGGAGCTCGGGCCCCGCTCGTTCGACATCGACGAGGAGCCGGCGGCGGTCTCGGACGTGTGCGTGGTGTTCGCCAAGAGCGAGGCCATGGCGCGGCTCAAGGACGGGTGGAGCAAGAACAAGGTCATCGCGGCGTACTGCCGTGCCATGGCCGAGCGGGTGGCGGCGCTGCTGCAGCGGGTGGGGGTGGAGCCGGAGTTCTTCATCACCGGCGGCATCTCCAAGAACATCGGGGTGGTGCGCCGGATCGAGGAGATCATCGGCGTGAAGGCCCTGCCCACCTCCTACGACACCCAGATCGCCGGAGCCCTGGGAGCGGCCCTGTTCGCCCACGCCCTCTATCTGAAGGCACAGGGGAAGCCGCAGGCGGCGTAG
- a CDS encoding 4Fe-4S dicluster domain-containing protein — MIAHYGYQDAEGEFFITIDTDRCARCDGKPCVAACPRGVFTVEEDPYGETVVAVDDRRRKRLKYECAGCKPAGDRPPLPCVRACPWGAMTHSW, encoded by the coding sequence GTGATCGCCCACTACGGGTATCAGGACGCGGAAGGGGAGTTCTTCATCACCATCGACACGGACCGCTGCGCCCGGTGCGACGGCAAGCCCTGCGTGGCGGCCTGCCCGAGGGGGGTGTTCACGGTGGAGGAGGACCCCTACGGCGAGACCGTGGTGGCCGTGGACGACCGGCGGCGCAAGCGGCTCAAGTACGAATGCGCGGGGTGCAAGCCGGCCGGCGACCGCCCCCCCCTGCCCTGCGTGCGCGCCTGCCCGTGGGGCGCGATGACCCACAGCTGGTAG
- a CDS encoding GNAT family N-acetyltransferase gives MSLSVIVRVMKPEDLDAVVAIDEKITGTLREEYYRYRFKVATLNDTQINASLVAEADGRVVGFLMGTLFSGEFGIPESSAVVDTLGVDPEFQDRGVGGALFDQFRTNMKAAGVERIYTLVDWKDFGLLKFFGNMGFVPSQRLSLELPVLY, from the coding sequence ATGAGCCTGAGCGTGATCGTACGGGTGATGAAGCCCGAGGACCTGGACGCGGTGGTCGCGATCGACGAGAAGATCACCGGGACGCTCCGGGAGGAGTACTACCGGTACCGCTTCAAGGTGGCCACTTTGAACGATACGCAGATCAACGCCTCGCTGGTGGCCGAGGCGGACGGCCGGGTGGTAGGGTTCCTCATGGGCACGCTCTTTTCGGGTGAGTTCGGGATCCCGGAGAGCTCGGCCGTGGTGGACACCCTGGGGGTGGACCCGGAGTTCCAGGACCGGGGGGTCGGCGGCGCGCTGTTCGATCAGTTCCGGACGAACATGAAGGCCGCCGGGGTCGAGCGGATCTACACCCTGGTGGACTGGAAGGACTTCGGGCTGCTGAAGTTCTTCGGAAACATGGGGTTCGTGCCCAGCCAGCGCCTGAGCCTCGAGCTGCCGGTCCTGTACTGA
- the fdhD gene encoding formate dehydrogenase accessory sulfurtransferase FdhD has product MNKTDELGPVVEMEATRYSADGVSPVEVNVPTEVPVTIVANDTEVATLMCTPTDLPHLVLGFLFSAGVIRSKEELGACRVDPVRWVAECELSRDPDVELLNRRVYTSGCGKGVMFANVAELAARRPLTTALTVTSRQIDRLASALQGASPLYRRTRGIHTAALSEAGSLPTAWFDDVGRHNAVDKAIGHGLAEGTDLGACVLLSSGRTSSEILHKARRAGIPVVMSRSVPTHQSVLRARDMGVTLIGRAKGKGFVVYAHAERVVPATPSSGSPDR; this is encoded by the coding sequence ATGAACAAGACCGACGAACTGGGACCGGTGGTCGAGATGGAGGCCACCCGGTACTCGGCCGACGGCGTCTCACCCGTGGAGGTGAACGTTCCCACCGAGGTGCCGGTCACCATCGTGGCCAACGACACTGAGGTGGCGACCCTCATGTGCACCCCCACGGACCTCCCCCACCTCGTCCTCGGGTTCCTGTTCTCGGCAGGCGTGATCCGGTCGAAGGAGGAACTGGGGGCCTGCCGGGTGGACCCGGTGCGGTGGGTGGCCGAGTGTGAGCTGAGCCGGGACCCGGACGTGGAGCTCCTGAACAGGCGGGTCTATACCTCGGGGTGCGGCAAGGGGGTGATGTTCGCCAACGTGGCCGAGCTGGCCGCCCGGAGGCCGCTGACCACGGCCCTGACCGTGACCAGCCGCCAGATCGACCGGCTCGCGTCCGCGTTGCAGGGCGCCTCCCCCCTGTACCGCCGGACCCGGGGCATCCACACGGCCGCACTCAGCGAGGCGGGCTCCCTGCCCACGGCCTGGTTCGACGACGTGGGCCGGCACAACGCGGTGGACAAGGCCATCGGCCACGGGTTGGCCGAGGGCACCGACCTCGGCGCCTGCGTCCTGCTCAGCTCGGGCCGGACCTCCTCGGAGATCCTGCACAAGGCCCGCCGGGCCGGGATCCCGGTGGTCATGTCGCGCAGCGTCCCCACCCACCAGTCCGTGCTCCGGGCCCGGGACATGGGGGTCACCCTGATCGGCCGGGCCAAGGGCAAGGGGTTCGTCGTGTACGCCCATGCCGAGCGCGTGGTCCCCGCTACCCCTTCGAGCGGAAGCCCTGATAGGTAG
- a CDS encoding GNAT family N-acetyltransferase, with the protein MSDVSFTTRFLREDDLDAVVAIDQKVLGSSRRQYYETKFEKLFGTPDYLPVSFAAETAEGKLIGFVMAELYIGQYGISQEGATLDTIGVDPDYQKLGVGQTLINELLDHLRQLGVQKINTLVNWDDYQMIRFFSTNQFAPSRTINLEREL; encoded by the coding sequence ATGAGCGACGTTTCCTTTACGACCCGGTTCCTGCGGGAGGACGATCTGGACGCGGTGGTCGCGATCGACCAGAAGGTGCTCGGGAGCTCCCGACGGCAGTACTACGAGACCAAGTTCGAGAAGCTCTTCGGAACCCCCGACTATCTACCCGTCTCGTTTGCCGCCGAGACCGCGGAGGGGAAACTCATCGGATTCGTCATGGCGGAGCTGTACATCGGGCAGTACGGGATCTCCCAGGAGGGCGCCACCCTCGACACGATCGGCGTGGATCCCGACTACCAGAAGCTGGGGGTGGGCCAGACCCTGATCAACGAGCTGCTCGACCACCTCCGGCAGCTCGGCGTGCAGAAGATCAACACCCTGGTCAACTGGGACGACTACCAAATGATCCGGTTCTTCAGCACCAACCAGTTTGCGCCGTCGCGCACCATCAACCTGGAACGGGAGCTGTGA
- a CDS encoding aldehyde ferredoxin oxidoreductase N-terminal domain-containing protein produces the protein MRYAETGFRLEIDLTRGSIQKVPTDPSWTEMFLGGQGTAAKILWDRVGPEVQAFDPENLLIFTAGLLVGTPVPGANRTVVNTISPQTGLYAHSIFGAFFGPELKHAGYDQIVFRGKAPDLVYLWIHNDKVELRDATHLRGKGAQETARLIREELGVPEAQVAAIGLAGENRVYMATIEHSSASASRGVGAVMGDKRLKAIAVRGTQDLQLAKPEKIFQLSLDMFKAISENPFTGDIMAHEDDEEFHVDNFAWGNARKRIKGFWNKEREERWKKISESVRLRWTGCYNCPKDCHQAIKVPGHETYFQKCYSKLTYAMAAYKEIDFNYQILAKTQAYGLDGFSTPQVLAFAVELYEAGILTDEDLPGFPEDNGDRFFYLLEKIVRREGVGDALANGVYHAARQIGRGAEKYDHNTMKKFEQVPLKLKMINFPYFLMYATGEKMNITQIEGSYPQVPIADKKEREEFVKRWEAAPERFKKWYLEWEPRTHPPLEAAVHICDWNETMHYIDDAIGMCAFLSSFRGQFGGQPPYHIYNLPKFIAAAAGIELTPQELWNLARRNRNLIRAINVRRGLRRKDERPPEDHWQIRDPEKEQKVLSDYYTFKGWTQDGIPTIGTLEKLGLADVAQDLVRRGILSEDDREPVFQDVSA, from the coding sequence ATGCGGTACGCGGAAACAGGCTTTCGTCTGGAGATCGACCTCACCCGGGGAAGCATCCAGAAGGTGCCCACCGACCCCTCTTGGACCGAGATGTTTCTCGGCGGCCAGGGCACGGCCGCCAAGATCCTGTGGGACCGGGTCGGGCCCGAGGTGCAGGCCTTCGACCCGGAGAACCTGCTCATCTTCACCGCCGGGCTGCTGGTGGGCACGCCGGTGCCGGGCGCCAACCGCACCGTGGTGAACACCATCTCCCCCCAGACGGGCCTCTACGCCCATTCGATCTTCGGCGCGTTCTTCGGCCCCGAGCTCAAGCACGCCGGCTACGACCAGATCGTGTTCCGGGGCAAGGCCCCCGACCTCGTGTACCTGTGGATCCACAACGACAAGGTGGAGCTCCGGGACGCCACCCACCTGCGGGGCAAGGGGGCGCAGGAGACCGCCCGGCTGATCCGCGAGGAGCTGGGTGTGCCCGAGGCCCAGGTGGCGGCCATCGGCCTGGCCGGGGAGAACCGGGTGTACATGGCCACCATCGAGCACTCGAGCGCCAGCGCCTCGCGGGGCGTGGGCGCGGTGATGGGGGACAAGCGGCTCAAGGCCATCGCGGTGCGGGGCACCCAGGACCTGCAGCTGGCCAAGCCCGAGAAGATCTTTCAGCTCTCCCTCGACATGTTCAAGGCGATCTCCGAGAACCCGTTCACGGGCGACATCATGGCCCACGAGGACGACGAAGAGTTCCACGTGGACAACTTCGCCTGGGGCAACGCCCGCAAGCGGATCAAGGGGTTCTGGAACAAGGAGCGCGAGGAGCGCTGGAAGAAGATCAGCGAGAGCGTCCGGCTGCGCTGGACCGGGTGCTACAACTGCCCCAAAGACTGCCACCAGGCCATCAAGGTGCCCGGCCACGAGACCTATTTCCAGAAGTGCTACAGCAAGCTGACCTACGCCATGGCGGCGTACAAGGAGATCGACTTCAACTACCAGATCCTGGCGAAGACCCAGGCCTACGGGCTCGACGGGTTCTCCACCCCCCAGGTGCTGGCGTTCGCGGTGGAGCTGTACGAGGCGGGCATCCTGACCGACGAGGACCTGCCGGGCTTCCCGGAGGACAACGGGGACCGGTTCTTCTACCTGCTGGAGAAGATCGTGCGGCGCGAGGGGGTGGGCGACGCCCTGGCGAACGGGGTGTACCACGCGGCCCGGCAGATCGGGCGGGGCGCGGAAAAGTACGACCACAACACGATGAAGAAGTTCGAGCAGGTGCCCCTGAAGCTGAAGATGATCAACTTCCCGTACTTCCTGATGTACGCGACGGGCGAGAAGATGAACATCACTCAGATCGAGGGCTCGTACCCGCAGGTGCCCATCGCGGACAAGAAGGAGCGGGAGGAGTTCGTGAAGCGGTGGGAGGCGGCGCCGGAGCGGTTCAAGAAGTGGTACCTGGAGTGGGAGCCCCGGACCCATCCCCCGCTGGAGGCGGCCGTACACATCTGCGACTGGAACGAGACCATGCACTACATCGACGACGCGATCGGGATGTGCGCGTTCCTCTCGTCGTTCCGGGGCCAGTTCGGGGGGCAGCCGCCGTACCACATCTACAACCTGCCCAAGTTCATCGCGGCGGCCGCCGGGATCGAGCTCACGCCCCAGGAGCTTTGGAACCTGGCCCGACGGAACCGAAACCTGATCCGGGCGATCAACGTGCGCCGGGGGCTGCGCCGCAAGGACGAGCGCCCGCCGGAGGACCACTGGCAGATCCGCGACCCGGAGAAGGAGCAGAAGGTCCTGAGCGACTACTACACGTTCAAGGGGTGGACCCAGGACGGCATCCCGACCATCGGAACCCTGGAGAAGCTGGGGCTGGCCGACGTGGCCCAGGACCTGGTGCGGCGGGGGATCCTGTCGGAGGACGACCGGGAGCCGGTGTTCCAGGATGTTTCGGCGTAG
- a CDS encoding 4Fe-4S binding protein: MTEKRIIKTIKVDPDKCIGCRACELACSAFHAKPRYSSANPARSRIRVVFDELNDIYFPIRSVAYTPAECAGRHAYVLQGKEYPECAFCGNICPSRDYFYEPDSKLPLKCDMCESTPELEEPVCVAVCRVNALTYEVREEEVAAGEEGPDELEIGLEALADEYGLDKVLDAVARIAGKG; this comes from the coding sequence ATGACGGAGAAACGCATCATCAAGACGATCAAGGTGGATCCGGACAAGTGCATCGGGTGCCGGGCGTGCGAGCTGGCGTGCTCGGCGTTCCACGCGAAGCCGCGCTACAGCAGCGCGAACCCGGCGCGCTCCCGGATCCGCGTGGTGTTCGACGAGCTGAACGACATCTACTTTCCCATCCGCTCGGTGGCCTACACCCCGGCGGAGTGTGCGGGCCGCCACGCCTACGTGCTGCAGGGGAAGGAGTACCCCGAGTGCGCCTTCTGCGGGAACATCTGTCCGTCGCGCGACTACTTCTACGAGCCGGACTCCAAGCTCCCCCTGAAGTGCGACATGTGCGAGTCCACGCCGGAGCTGGAGGAGCCGGTGTGCGTGGCGGTGTGCCGGGTGAACGCGCTGACCTACGAGGTGCGGGAGGAAGAGGTGGCCGCGGGCGAGGAGGGGCCGGACGAGCTGGAGATCGGCCTGGAGGCCCTGGCGGACGAGTACGGGCTGGACAAGGTGCTCGACGCGGTCGCCCGGATCGCGGGCAAGGGATGA
- a CDS encoding (Fe-S)-binding protein gives MENVADYREIRELIRTTGGEAFQNCFQCGMCDVVCPWNRVRRFSMRKIVRQAAFGMTEIENEEIWRCTTCGRCPQRCPRDVRQIDSGMALRRLATEYGVFPENVRPVRAVSGNLSTQGNPFGEPREDRAAWAEGLGVPAYEEGMELLYFTGCYFAYDRRLRKVAVATAKLLQKAGVRFGILGEAETCCGESIRKAGDEELFKRLARQNIKAFIDRGVKRVLVNSPHCYHTFRNEYPEFMVHFEVVHVSEYLLELVREGRLELGGGYAGRVTYHDPCYLGRHNGIFDPPRELLRRVPGLELVEMPDTGIDSLCCGGGGGRIWMDTPKAERFSELRVRQALDAGAQVLVTACPYCIANFEDSRLGLDDEQSLEVKDLTEVLAEAL, from the coding sequence ATGGAAAACGTAGCCGACTACCGAGAGATCCGTGAGCTGATCCGCACGACCGGGGGCGAGGCGTTCCAGAACTGCTTCCAGTGCGGCATGTGCGACGTGGTGTGCCCCTGGAACCGGGTTCGGCGGTTCAGCATGCGAAAGATCGTGCGCCAGGCCGCGTTCGGCATGACCGAGATCGAGAACGAGGAGATCTGGCGGTGCACCACCTGCGGCCGGTGCCCCCAGCGGTGCCCCCGGGACGTCAGGCAGATCGACTCCGGCATGGCCCTGCGGCGGCTCGCCACGGAGTACGGCGTGTTCCCGGAGAACGTGCGGCCCGTGCGGGCGGTGAGCGGGAACCTGAGCACCCAGGGCAACCCGTTCGGGGAGCCCCGGGAGGACCGGGCCGCCTGGGCCGAGGGCCTGGGGGTGCCCGCGTACGAAGAGGGCATGGAGCTCCTGTACTTCACGGGGTGCTACTTCGCCTACGACCGCCGCCTGCGGAAGGTGGCGGTGGCCACGGCCAAGCTGCTGCAGAAGGCCGGAGTCCGGTTCGGCATCCTGGGCGAGGCCGAGACCTGCTGCGGGGAGAGCATCCGCAAGGCCGGGGACGAGGAGCTGTTCAAGAGGCTCGCCCGCCAGAACATCAAGGCGTTCATCGACCGCGGGGTGAAGCGGGTGCTGGTGAACTCACCCCACTGCTACCACACGTTCCGGAACGAGTACCCGGAGTTCATGGTGCACTTCGAGGTGGTGCACGTCAGCGAGTATCTCCTCGAGCTGGTGAGGGAGGGGCGGCTGGAGCTCGGGGGCGGGTACGCCGGACGGGTGACCTACCACGACCCGTGCTATCTGGGCCGCCACAACGGCATCTTCGACCCGCCCCGGGAGCTCCTTCGGCGGGTGCCGGGCCTGGAGCTCGTGGAGATGCCGGACACGGGCATCGACAGCCTGTGCTGCGGGGGCGGGGGCGGCCGGATCTGGATGGACACGCCCAAGGCGGAGCGGTTCTCGGAGCTGCGGGTGCGCCAGGCGCTGGACGCCGGGGCCCAGGTGCTGGTGACGGCGTGCCCCTACTGCATCGCCAACTTCGAGGACAGCCGGCTGGGGCTCGACGACGAGCAGTCCCTGGAGGTCAAGGACCTGACCGAGGTGCTGGCCGAGGCGCTGTGA
- a CDS encoding FAD-dependent oxidoreductase — translation MIVGGGISGIQGALDLATAGFKVYLVDKAPSIGGRMAQLDKTFPTNDCSMCIESPKFVECHRHPNIEIITYAEVAEVEGEAGDFTVTLVKKPRYVREDRCTGCGVCAEYCPVEYPDEFNQGISLSKAVHIYFGQAIPLVPYIDQSCLYLKEKKCRICVEVCKARAIDFNQKPEKVTIKVGAVILAPGFSPYDPKRKPEYRYGEYPNVVTSLDFERIMCATGPNEGEILRPSDGRHPHKIAWLHCVGSRQVTEGANSYCSAVCCTYTQKQVILTKDHDADAECTVFHNDIRSYGKDFERFYQRAAALPGVRFIRSYATIVREDPETHNVVVRYTTPEGVREEEFDLVVLSIGLSAPQDAERLAETFGIDLNEHGFCRISPANPMRTARPGVFVSGAFQGPLDIPEAVVSASGAGSQCGELLAKRRGKLVKERVYPLERDVSGEEPRVGVYVCHCGANIGRVVDIPGTVEFAKTLPNVVHAEESIFICSTDAAQRLAQSIQEHKLNRVVVAACTPRTHEPLFRDTLREAGINQYYFEMANIREHCSWVHSREKEEATRKAREIIRMAVARAARLEPLEEFELPVNKTALVVGGGVSGMTTALSIAQQGYRVHLVEKTDELGGVARRLHHTLDGLDVQAFVQDLIRKVYRHPLIQVHTGARIVEATGYVGNFVTRIETAGGRTEEIAHGAAVVAIGAEEYRPTEYLYGESDRVLTNLELEGAIARAEDRVRQAETVVMIQCVGCRNEERNYCSRVCCSHSVKNALKLKEENPDRDVYILFRDMRTYGFREDRYREASQKGVRFIRYEPERAPRVERIEEGGRERIRVVVWDPVLETDLAIDADLLALAAAVVPAEDRGHIAKLFKANLSPDKFFQEAHVKLRPVDFGAEGVYLCGMAHYPKHLPEAINQAYGAAGRAVVLLANDTVVASGSVCDVEEKRCIGCGACAEVCEYGAIDLRTTRQGKKAVVNPVLCKGDGLCNAVCPTGAIYLKHYRNEALEAQVDALTGTAEGQAGGEEQLPEVA, via the coding sequence ATGATCGTGGGGGGCGGCATCAGCGGGATCCAGGGCGCCCTGGACCTGGCCACGGCCGGGTTCAAGGTGTACCTGGTGGACAAGGCTCCGTCCATCGGCGGGCGCATGGCGCAGCTCGACAAAACCTTCCCCACCAACGACTGCTCCATGTGCATCGAGTCGCCCAAGTTCGTGGAGTGCCACCGGCACCCGAACATCGAGATCATCACCTACGCCGAGGTGGCCGAGGTGGAGGGCGAGGCAGGGGACTTCACCGTGACCCTGGTGAAGAAGCCCCGGTACGTGCGCGAGGACCGGTGCACCGGCTGCGGGGTGTGCGCCGAGTACTGCCCGGTGGAGTACCCGGACGAGTTCAACCAGGGCATCTCCCTGAGCAAGGCGGTGCACATCTACTTCGGCCAGGCGATCCCGCTGGTGCCGTACATCGACCAGAGCTGCCTGTACCTCAAAGAGAAGAAGTGCCGCATCTGCGTGGAGGTGTGCAAGGCCCGGGCGATCGACTTCAACCAGAAGCCCGAGAAGGTGACGATCAAGGTGGGCGCGGTGATCCTCGCGCCCGGGTTCAGCCCGTACGACCCGAAGCGTAAGCCGGAGTACCGGTACGGGGAGTACCCCAACGTGGTGACCAGCCTGGACTTCGAGCGGATCATGTGCGCCACCGGCCCGAACGAGGGTGAGATCCTGCGGCCCTCGGACGGCCGCCACCCACACAAGATCGCGTGGCTCCACTGCGTGGGCTCGCGGCAGGTCACCGAGGGGGCCAACAGCTACTGCTCGGCGGTGTGCTGCACCTACACCCAGAAGCAGGTCATCCTCACCAAGGACCACGACGCCGACGCCGAGTGCACGGTGTTCCACAACGACATCCGGTCCTACGGCAAGGACTTCGAGCGGTTCTACCAGCGGGCGGCCGCCCTGCCCGGGGTGCGGTTCATCCGCAGCTACGCCACGATCGTGCGCGAGGACCCCGAGACCCACAACGTGGTGGTGCGCTACACCACCCCGGAGGGGGTTCGGGAGGAGGAGTTCGACCTGGTGGTGCTCTCGATCGGCCTGAGCGCGCCCCAGGACGCCGAGCGCCTGGCCGAGACCTTCGGGATCGACCTCAACGAGCACGGGTTCTGCCGGATCTCCCCGGCCAACCCGATGAGGACCGCCCGGCCCGGGGTGTTCGTGAGCGGGGCGTTCCAGGGCCCCCTGGACATCCCCGAGGCCGTGGTGAGCGCGAGCGGCGCGGGGAGCCAGTGCGGCGAGCTCCTGGCCAAGCGCCGGGGCAAGCTCGTGAAGGAGAGGGTCTACCCGCTGGAGCGGGACGTCTCCGGCGAGGAGCCGCGGGTGGGCGTGTACGTGTGCCACTGCGGGGCGAACATCGGCCGGGTGGTGGACATCCCCGGCACGGTGGAGTTCGCCAAGACCCTTCCGAACGTGGTGCACGCCGAGGAGAGCATCTTCATCTGCTCGACCGACGCGGCCCAGCGCCTGGCCCAGTCGATCCAGGAGCACAAGCTCAACCGCGTGGTGGTGGCGGCCTGCACCCCCCGAACCCACGAGCCCCTGTTCCGCGACACCCTGCGGGAGGCGGGGATCAACCAGTACTACTTCGAGATGGCCAACATCCGGGAGCACTGCTCGTGGGTGCACTCCCGCGAGAAGGAGGAGGCCACCCGGAAGGCCCGGGAGATCATCCGGATGGCGGTGGCCCGGGCGGCGCGCCTGGAGCCCTTAGAGGAGTTCGAGCTTCCGGTGAACAAGACCGCCTTGGTGGTGGGGGGCGGGGTGTCGGGCATGACCACGGCGCTCAGCATCGCCCAGCAGGGCTACCGGGTGCACCTGGTGGAGAAGACCGACGAACTGGGCGGCGTGGCCCGGCGGCTTCACCACACCCTGGACGGCCTGGACGTGCAGGCGTTCGTCCAGGACCTGATCCGGAAGGTGTACCGCCACCCTTTGATCCAGGTGCACACCGGCGCCCGGATCGTGGAGGCCACGGGCTACGTGGGCAACTTCGTGACCCGGATCGAGACCGCCGGCGGCCGGACCGAGGAGATCGCCCACGGAGCGGCCGTGGTGGCGATCGGGGCCGAGGAGTACCGGCCCACCGAGTACCTCTACGGCGAGAGCGACCGGGTCCTGACGAACCTGGAGCTGGAGGGGGCGATCGCCCGGGCCGAGGACCGGGTGCGGCAGGCCGAGACCGTGGTGATGATCCAGTGCGTGGGGTGCCGCAACGAGGAGCGCAACTACTGCTCGCGCGTCTGCTGCAGCCACTCGGTGAAGAACGCCTTGAAGCTCAAGGAGGAGAACCCCGACCGGGACGTGTACATCCTGTTCCGGGACATGCGCACCTACGGGTTCCGGGAGGACCGGTACCGCGAGGCGTCCCAGAAGGGCGTGCGGTTCATCCGGTACGAGCCGGAGCGGGCCCCGCGGGTGGAGCGGATCGAGGAAGGCGGCCGGGAGCGGATCCGGGTGGTGGTGTGGGACCCGGTGCTGGAGACCGATCTGGCGATCGACGCGGATCTGCTCGCGCTCGCCGCGGCGGTGGTGCCTGCCGAGGACCGCGGCCACATCGCGAAGCTGTTCAAGGCGAACCTGAGCCCGGACAAATTCTTCCAGGAGGCCCACGTGAAGCTCCGGCCCGTGGACTTCGGGGCGGAGGGCGTGTACCTGTGCGGCATGGCCCACTACCCCAAGCACCTTCCGGAGGCGATCAACCAGGCCTACGGAGCCGCGGGCCGGGCGGTGGTGCTGCTGGCGAACGACACGGTGGTGGCCTCGGGCTCGGTGTGCGACGTGGAGGAGAAGCGGTGCATCGGGTGCGGCGCGTGCGCCGAGGTGTGCGAGTACGGTGCGATCGACCTGAGGACCACGCGGCAGGGGAAGAAGGCCGTGGTGAACCCGGTGCTGTGCAAGGGCGACGGCCTGTGCAACGCGGTGTGCCCCACCGGCGCGATCTACCTGAAGCATTACCGGAACGAGGCCCTGGAGGCGCAGGTGGACGCGCTGACCGGCACGGCCGAGGGCCAGGCCGGGGGCGAGGAGCAGCTGCCCGAGGTGGCGTGA
- a CDS encoding hydrogenase iron-sulfur subunit: protein MSAMRFKPKLLGFVCNWUAYGSADLAGVSRLQYSTDIKLIRVMCSGRVDMSFLFRAFLNGTDGVFIGGCYLGECHYITHGNFYALNMVHLTRRLLEHVGLNPARVRMEELSSGEGTRFAELMNEFSREIRELGPLAEGEGLDPGEVRVKLAEVARLVPYLKLAAREKLAHKGTPEEAKENPFTPEEVAELLAQAPTYYIDPDKCRACMMCAKRCPVDAIAGGKGLVHVVDQEACIKCGTCLEACPPRFGAVQKVIGAPPPDTVPDEPVPIVKQRASA, encoded by the coding sequence ATGAGCGCGATGCGGTTCAAGCCCAAGCTGCTCGGCTTCGTGTGCAACTGGTGAGCGTACGGGTCTGCGGACCTGGCGGGAGTTTCCCGTCTCCAATACTCGACGGACATCAAGCTGATCCGGGTGATGTGCTCCGGAAGGGTGGACATGTCGTTCCTCTTCCGGGCGTTCCTCAACGGCACCGACGGCGTGTTCATCGGCGGGTGCTACCTGGGGGAGTGCCACTACATCACCCACGGCAACTTCTACGCCCTGAACATGGTTCACCTCACCCGGCGCCTGCTGGAGCACGTGGGGCTGAACCCGGCGCGGGTGCGGATGGAGGAACTCTCCTCGGGCGAGGGCACCCGGTTCGCCGAGCTGATGAACGAGTTCAGCCGCGAGATCCGCGAGCTGGGTCCCCTGGCCGAGGGCGAGGGCCTCGACCCGGGGGAGGTGCGGGTCAAGCTGGCCGAGGTGGCCCGGCTGGTGCCGTACCTGAAGCTGGCGGCCCGGGAGAAGCTGGCGCACAAGGGCACCCCGGAGGAGGCCAAGGAGAACCCCTTCACACCGGAGGAGGTGGCGGAGCTCCTGGCCCAGGCGCCCACCTACTACATCGATCCGGACAAGTGCCGGGCCTGCATGATGTGCGCCAAGCGCTGCCCGGTGGATGCGATCGCCGGCGGCAAGGGGCTGGTGCACGTGGTGGACCAGGAGGCGTGCATCAAGTGCGGCACCTGCCTGGAGGCGTGCCCCCCCCGGTTCGGAGCGGTGCAGAAGGTGATCGGTGCGCCTCCTCCGGACACGGTGCCCGACGAGCCCGTGCCCATCGTGAAGCAGAGGGCCTCTGCGTGA